Proteins from a single region of Sphingomonas morindae:
- a CDS encoding threonine aldolase family protein, translated as MHFFSDNAAPAHGAVLEALTRANPADAGYDGDALSRSLSGAFSALFGREVAAFWVTTGTAANALALAALTPPHGGVFCHRDAHINCDEAGAPEFYTHGAKLIPLDGPGAKLVPETVRAARAAIARDVHRVQPHALSITNATEYGQVYTPDEIAALAETARAEGLALHMDGARFANAVARLGCHPAECSWRAGVDVLSFGFVKNGGLSAEALIFFDPERAGATRVRIKRAGHLASKGRFQAAQILALLEEERWLENARAANAAADHLGAAAGARLLLPVEANELFVRVTAEEAARLRAQGFGFYDWAEGEIRLVTAWHHRPEDVAPLAAALRAL; from the coding sequence ATGCACTTCTTCTCCGATAATGCCGCGCCGGCCCATGGCGCCGTGCTCGAAGCCCTGACCCGCGCCAACCCGGCCGATGCCGGCTATGACGGCGATGCGCTCAGCCGGTCGCTGAGCGGCGCCTTCTCGGCGCTGTTCGGGCGCGAGGTGGCGGCCTTCTGGGTGACCACGGGCACCGCCGCCAACGCGCTCGCGCTCGCCGCGCTCACCCCGCCGCATGGCGGCGTCTTCTGCCACCGCGATGCGCATATCAATTGCGACGAAGCCGGCGCGCCCGAATTCTACACGCATGGCGCCAAGCTCATCCCGCTCGACGGCCCCGGCGCCAAGCTGGTGCCGGAGACGGTCCGCGCCGCGCGCGCGGCGATCGCGCGGGATGTGCATCGCGTCCAGCCCCACGCGCTCTCGATCACCAACGCCACCGAATATGGCCAGGTCTATACGCCCGACGAGATCGCCGCCCTGGCCGAGACGGCGCGCGCGGAAGGGCTGGCCTTGCACATGGATGGTGCGCGCTTCGCCAATGCGGTGGCGCGGCTGGGCTGCCATCCGGCCGAGTGCAGCTGGCGCGCCGGCGTGGACGTGCTGAGCTTCGGCTTCGTCAAGAATGGCGGGCTTTCGGCCGAGGCGCTGATCTTCTTCGATCCCGAGCGCGCCGGGGCGACGCGCGTGCGGATCAAGCGCGCCGGCCATCTCGCGTCCAAGGGGCGGTTCCAGGCGGCGCAGATCCTGGCGCTGCTCGAGGAGGAGCGCTGGCTCGAAAACGCCCGCGCCGCCAATGCCGCCGCCGATCACCTCGGCGCCGCGGCGGGAGCGCGCCTGCTGCTGCCGGTGGAGGCGAACGAGCTTTTTGTGCGCGTCACGGCGGAGGAGGCGGCCCGGCTGCGCGCGCAGGGCTTCGGCTTCTATGATTGGGCCGAGGGCGAGATCCGGCTCGTCACCGCCTGGCACCATCGGCCCGAGGATGTCGCGCCGCTGGCCGCCGCGCTGCGGGCGCTCTAG
- a CDS encoding methyl-accepting chemotaxis protein, producing MTRRARLVARLERRLQLEDWPLLIKFGAAPSVMLLLFVLASAISIAALLYAQHAASTVAERDMTIVAGLSATSAQFEHADGDLYRLLVEKAAGSAPDVARRSAAIQKRIAHVRGNLKAVEPLLLPADQRRLRGAIEQIDRYGEAVTVVSSMLDVDFAASAAMLAPFRANADHVLHDVSDLARNGVTAARDRAAAAAARTRWLVGLVLGSVVLLILFGLTAPWLIAQATTRSILRIAEATEMVAAGHLDLDLVPLARRDELQAIVRALGTFRDQALAKEALERAAREEERRHQQQVADAAASNTRERSAMLASLSHAFETKVRTMIAEASTTMARVEAHAGDLGRVLATANRLAALLEEMAAAFVEEMHLADSATGALTGAIRSIDQEVEHLSGAATALLARAETARAEVGGSEQRAAEVQRVVGVIDSIARQTNLLALNATIEAARYGSEGRGFAVVAGEIKALAQRTGQSTGQVRAQVREVQEGVSRVVSETDQLAALIEAMERAAARVSAVSRDQARSTNLIDDRIAAVRSRVGGLSSMSADIRTAADGNAESLLALRAASAALQDTLLGLDGDARAFVGLLRAAA from the coding sequence GTGACCCGGCGCGCGCGGCTTGTCGCGCGGCTGGAGCGCCGGCTCCAGCTCGAGGATTGGCCGCTGCTGATCAAGTTCGGCGCGGCGCCCTCGGTGATGCTGCTGCTGTTCGTGCTCGCCTCCGCGATCAGCATCGCGGCCTTGCTCTATGCGCAACACGCGGCCAGCACGGTGGCCGAACGCGACATGACGATCGTGGCGGGGCTGAGCGCGACCTCGGCCCAGTTCGAACATGCGGACGGCGATCTCTACAGGCTGCTCGTGGAGAAGGCCGCGGGCAGCGCGCCCGATGTGGCGCGGCGGAGTGCCGCCATCCAGAAGCGGATCGCCCATGTGCGCGGCAATCTGAAGGCGGTCGAGCCGCTGCTCCTGCCTGCGGACCAGCGCCGCCTGCGCGGCGCGATCGAGCAGATCGACCGCTATGGCGAGGCCGTGACGGTGGTCTCCTCCATGCTCGATGTCGATTTCGCCGCCAGCGCGGCGATGCTGGCGCCGTTCCGCGCCAATGCCGATCATGTGCTGCACGACGTGTCCGATCTCGCGCGGAACGGCGTGACGGCGGCGCGGGACCGGGCCGCCGCGGCGGCGGCGCGGACGCGCTGGCTGGTGGGCCTTGTGCTCGGCTCGGTGGTGCTGTTGATCCTGTTCGGCCTCACCGCCCCCTGGCTGATCGCCCAGGCGACGACACGCTCGATCCTGCGTATCGCGGAAGCGACCGAAATGGTGGCGGCTGGTCACCTCGATCTCGATCTGGTGCCCCTGGCGCGCCGCGACGAACTTCAGGCGATCGTGCGTGCGCTCGGCACCTTCCGCGACCAGGCGCTCGCCAAGGAGGCGCTGGAGCGCGCCGCCCGCGAGGAGGAGCGCCGGCACCAGCAGCAGGTCGCCGATGCCGCGGCCAGCAACACGCGCGAGCGTTCCGCCATGCTGGCCTCGCTCAGCCACGCCTTCGAAACCAAGGTGCGGACGATGATCGCCGAGGCTTCGACGACGATGGCGCGGGTCGAGGCCCATGCCGGCGATCTCGGCCGTGTCCTTGCCACCGCCAACCGTCTGGCGGCGTTGCTGGAAGAGATGGCGGCCGCCTTTGTCGAGGAGATGCATCTGGCGGATAGCGCGACCGGGGCGTTGACCGGCGCCATTCGCAGCATCGACCAGGAGGTGGAACATCTCAGCGGGGCGGCGACCGCGCTGCTGGCCCGGGCCGAAACGGCGCGGGCCGAAGTGGGCGGTTCGGAACAGCGCGCCGCCGAGGTCCAGCGCGTCGTCGGCGTGATCGATTCCATAGCCCGGCAGACCAATTTGCTGGCGCTCAACGCCACGATCGAGGCCGCGCGCTATGGCTCGGAGGGGCGGGGCTTCGCGGTCGTGGCGGGCGAGATCAAGGCGCTCGCGCAGCGAACCGGCCAGTCGACCGGGCAGGTCCGCGCGCAGGTGCGCGAAGTGCAGGAGGGCGTGTCGCGCGTGGTGAGCGAGACCGACCAGCTCGCCGCTCTGATCGAGGCGATGGAGCGTGCGGCCGCGCGCGTGTCGGCGGTCTCGCGCGATCAGGCGCGCAGCACCAACCTGATCGACGATCGCATCGCGGCGGTTCGCAGCCGGGTCGGCGGGCTTTCGAGCATGAGCGCCGATATTCGCACGGCGGCCGATGGCAATGCCGAGAGTCTGCTCGCGCTGCGCGCCGCCAGTGCGGCGCTTCAGGACACGCTGCTTGGCCTCGATGGCGATGCCCGCGCCTTTGTCGGCTTGCTCCGCGCGGCCGCCTAG
- a CDS encoding HAMP domain-containing methyl-accepting chemotaxis protein, which produces MGNLAIGKKLLVCFGALLLAFIGVGGLAIFNLGTLAESTRDVGVERRAKLEAAAIMNTAASDLRVAEAYAILATDPAHNAEAEALMNRQWSVLNAKIAWFQPRTKLPETRALLDRITAAADAYRDASNRMLAFARVDKNNEALALFRGDRARFDAMSDTIDVFQTQQSKVMDKRVAAAEDSYRLARAVIIVAIVAVVGLCIAMLWVLARGIATPVAQVTVALGALARGDRSARVETGGRRDEIGQLGGALEGLRAQLSAADEAKEAQARLIVSSIGDGLDALARGDLTYRVEAELSGPFAKLKTDFNAALDSLGQAMGAFSEAANAINSGSAEIRQASEDLSNRTEQQAASLEETSAALAQVTATVRRAAEDALRANQAVQGARSEAEHSGDIVRRAVEAMSGIERSSKEISDIISVIDGIAFQTNLLALNAGVEAARAGDAGKGFAVVASEVRALAQRSAEAAKDIKGRIEASTEQVGAGVELVTETGRALDRIVSSVGEISGLMQEIADSSEKQSAGLTQVNAAVSEMDSMTQQNAAMAEEATAAARSLAGQSGQLAAEVGNFTLGDGATGTIVPLPTRRRAAPARAARPPQPRPAVARAAPAAAAAATAMLEDDWTEF; this is translated from the coding sequence TTGGGTAATCTCGCAATCGGCAAGAAGCTGCTGGTCTGCTTTGGCGCCCTGCTCCTCGCCTTTATCGGCGTGGGCGGCCTTGCCATCTTCAACCTTGGCACGCTGGCGGAAAGCACGCGCGATGTCGGGGTGGAGCGGCGCGCCAAGCTGGAGGCGGCCGCGATCATGAACACGGCCGCGTCCGATCTGCGCGTCGCCGAGGCCTATGCGATCCTCGCCACCGATCCCGCGCACAATGCCGAGGCCGAGGCGCTGATGAACCGGCAATGGTCGGTGCTCAACGCCAAGATCGCCTGGTTCCAGCCGCGCACCAAATTGCCCGAGACGCGCGCGCTTCTCGATCGCATCACCGCCGCCGCCGATGCCTATCGCGACGCCTCCAACCGCATGCTCGCCTTCGCGCGGGTCGACAAGAATAACGAGGCGCTCGCCCTGTTCCGCGGCGACCGCGCCCGCTTCGATGCGATGAGCGACACCATCGACGTGTTCCAGACGCAGCAGTCCAAGGTGATGGACAAGCGCGTCGCCGCGGCCGAGGACAGCTATCGCCTCGCCCGCGCGGTCATCATCGTCGCCATCGTCGCGGTGGTCGGGCTGTGCATCGCCATGCTCTGGGTGCTGGCGCGCGGCATCGCGACGCCGGTGGCGCAGGTGACGGTGGCGCTCGGCGCGCTCGCCCGGGGCGATCGCTCCGCGCGGGTCGAAACCGGCGGCCGTCGCGACGAGATCGGCCAGCTCGGCGGCGCGCTGGAGGGGCTGCGCGCCCAGCTTTCGGCGGCCGACGAGGCCAAGGAAGCGCAGGCGCGGCTGATCGTCTCCAGCATCGGCGACGGGCTCGACGCGCTGGCGCGCGGCGACCTCACCTATCGCGTCGAGGCGGAGCTGTCCGGCCCCTTCGCCAAGCTCAAGACCGATTTCAACGCCGCGCTCGATTCGCTCGGCCAGGCCATGGGCGCCTTCTCGGAAGCGGCCAACGCCATCAACAGCGGCTCGGCCGAGATCCGCCAGGCCTCGGAAGATCTTTCCAACCGCACCGAGCAGCAGGCCGCGAGCCTGGAGGAAACCTCCGCCGCGCTGGCGCAGGTCACCGCCACGGTGCGCCGTGCCGCCGAGGATGCGCTGCGCGCCAACCAGGCGGTGCAGGGCGCGCGCAGCGAGGCCGAGCATTCGGGCGACATCGTCCGCCGCGCGGTCGAGGCGATGAGCGGCATCGAACGCTCCTCCAAGGAGATTTCGGACATCATTTCGGTGATCGACGGCATCGCCTTCCAGACCAACCTGCTCGCGCTCAACGCCGGCGTGGAAGCGGCGCGCGCGGGCGATGCGGGCAAGGGCTTCGCCGTGGTCGCCTCCGAGGTGCGGGCGCTCGCCCAGCGCTCGGCCGAGGCCGCCAAGGACATCAAAGGCCGGATCGAGGCCTCGACCGAGCAGGTCGGCGCGGGCGTCGAGCTGGTCACCGAAACCGGCCGCGCGTTGGATCGGATCGTCAGCTCGGTCGGCGAGATCAGCGGACTGATGCAGGAGATTGCCGACTCCTCGGAAAAACAGTCGGCCGGCCTCACCCAGGTCAACGCCGCCGTGTCCGAGATGGACTCGATGACCCAGCAGAACGCCGCCATGGCCGAGGAGGCGACCGCCGCCGCGCGCAGCCTGGCTGGCCAGTCCGGCCAGCTCGCCGCCGAGGTGGGCAATTTCACGCTGGGCGACGGCGCGACCGGCACTATCGTGCCGCTGCCCACGCGCCGCAGGGCCGCGCCGGCGCGCGCGGCGCGGCCGCCCCAGCCGCGCCCGGCGGTGGCGCGCGCCGCGCCGGCCGCCGCCGCGGCGGCGACGGCCATGCTCGAGGATGACTGGACCGAATTCTAA
- a CDS encoding transporter codes for MGRWGTLFGCGVAFLATAAAAEDSNADRLCSERPGLTTSACITAPGRLQTETALADWTLDRSQGERDDSVLIGDTLVRYGVGGKTEIRFGWTPFGIDRDRAADGSVEHAHRVGDATVGVKTSLVERKSDNGLAVSMIATASLPVGRQPIGAGDWGFSFLLPITYRTSKTVSIQATPMAAAAVDDDGRGRHARYGSAVEIEYALSDAVKTDVSAQILRDDDPDPSVRGTPALASVALSWQPSHNTQLDLGTNVGLNRAAPDAEVYAGISHRF; via the coding sequence ATGGGAAGATGGGGAACGCTCTTCGGCTGTGGCGTGGCGTTTCTCGCCACCGCGGCCGCCGCCGAGGACAGCAATGCCGACCGGCTGTGTAGCGAGCGTCCGGGGCTGACGACGAGCGCCTGCATCACGGCGCCGGGCCGGCTGCAGACCGAGACCGCGCTCGCCGACTGGACGCTGGACCGCAGCCAGGGCGAGCGCGACGACAGCGTTCTGATCGGCGATACGCTGGTCCGCTACGGCGTCGGCGGCAAGACCGAGATCCGCTTTGGCTGGACGCCCTTCGGGATCGATCGCGATCGCGCGGCGGACGGCAGCGTGGAGCATGCCCATCGGGTCGGCGACGCCACGGTCGGCGTGAAGACCTCGCTGGTCGAGCGCAAGAGCGACAATGGCCTCGCGGTCTCGATGATCGCCACCGCGTCGCTGCCCGTCGGGCGGCAGCCGATCGGCGCGGGCGACTGGGGCTTCTCCTTCCTGCTGCCGATCACCTACCGCACCTCGAAGACGGTCTCGATCCAGGCGACGCCGATGGCGGCGGCGGCGGTCGACGATGACGGCCGCGGCCGGCACGCGCGCTATGGCAGCGCGGTCGAGATCGAATATGCGCTGAGCGACGCGGTCAAGACCGATGTCAGCGCGCAGATCCTGCGCGACGACGATCCCGATCCCAGCGTGCGCGGCACCCCGGCGCTGGCGAGCGTCGCGCTCTCCTGGCAGCCGAGCCACAATACGCAGCTCGATCTGGGCACCAATGTCGGCCTCAACCGGGCCGCACCCGATGCCGAAGTCTATGCCGGCATCTCGCACCGCTTCTAG
- a CDS encoding TonB-dependent receptor plug domain-containing protein, producing the protein MPRVSCCLGVAAALLLPSGAGMAQIVDHAALEATLGETVTTSVTGSPERASDAPASLTIISHEEIARSPARSVPDLLKAYAGVEVTRWTAGQSDVAVRGGVQTYNARLLVLVDGRQVYLDHYGMTDWNLLGIQLEDIQQIELVRGPASALFGFNAADGVVNIITRNALGDRSAAITAEGGTHGYGRVAGSLILPLADRLGLRLSGGHQREDERAIPDRFYAPPTIPATTADQAAATLAFAPDGATRIELNGGWAANRQLEFLPSQILTVQRFQSETAGVLVDHDTPLGSLTGHGYVNWLNADYGVTTPPDSPFGAVAALRARNRTAVLDGAALIRLTDVNTLRIEGEYRNNQLHSGRLFSPRIGYQIAAASGMLDLHPTDHIGLTLAARVDHSWLDQGGAAVLPQIDMASAYHRAFTQASFNLAVTARIGSAGQLRVNGGKGVQSPSLISYGLRVMVPADDTPVPVFLSGDPRLRPVAVWSGEIGYNQRIGGLTVDAGVFYNHTAHAIASPGDPIELSFVLSPTPAAFARFANVGSFDTYGLALSASGRLLQRLGWKVNYSWLGVDQDLPADRTPYTYALSPRLTTPRHVANLSLDYQRGRWSLSALGHYASATRQFAFDPATSLLVVGVPGAVTLDAKSGFVVSPHLTAYVAGENLGAARGAYGSPIPADRRVRGGVSIRL; encoded by the coding sequence ATGCCCCGCGTCTCCTGCTGTCTCGGTGTCGCGGCGGCGCTGTTGCTCCCCTCGGGCGCCGGCATGGCCCAGATCGTCGATCACGCCGCGCTCGAGGCCACGCTCGGCGAAACGGTGACGACCAGTGTCACGGGCTCGCCCGAACGCGCCTCCGACGCGCCGGCCTCGCTGACGATCATCTCGCACGAGGAGATCGCCCGCTCGCCGGCGCGCAGCGTTCCCGATCTGCTCAAGGCCTATGCCGGGGTCGAGGTGACGCGCTGGACGGCCGGCCAGAGCGATGTCGCCGTCCGCGGCGGCGTGCAGACCTACAACGCCCGGCTTCTGGTGCTGGTGGACGGCCGCCAGGTCTATCTCGATCACTATGGCATGACCGACTGGAACCTGTTGGGCATCCAGCTGGAAGACATTCAGCAGATCGAGCTGGTGCGCGGCCCGGCCAGCGCGCTGTTCGGCTTCAACGCCGCCGATGGCGTGGTCAACATCATCACGCGCAACGCGCTGGGCGATCGCTCGGCGGCGATCACCGCCGAAGGCGGCACGCATGGCTATGGCCGCGTCGCCGGGTCGCTGATCCTGCCGCTCGCCGACCGGTTGGGGCTGCGCCTGTCCGGCGGCCATCAGCGCGAGGATGAGCGGGCGATCCCCGACCGCTTCTATGCGCCGCCCACCATCCCCGCCACCACCGCCGACCAGGCGGCCGCCACGCTCGCCTTCGCCCCGGACGGGGCGACGCGGATCGAGCTGAATGGCGGCTGGGCGGCCAATCGCCAGCTCGAATTCCTGCCCAGCCAGATCCTGACGGTGCAGCGCTTCCAGAGCGAGACGGCGGGCGTGCTGGTGGATCACGATACGCCGTTGGGCAGCCTGACCGGCCATGGCTATGTCAATTGGCTGAACGCCGACTATGGCGTGACGACCCCGCCCGACAGCCCGTTCGGCGCGGTCGCGGCGTTGCGCGCGCGCAATCGCACGGCGGTGCTCGACGGCGCCGCGCTGATCCGGCTGACCGACGTGAACACGCTGCGGATCGAGGGCGAATATCGCAACAACCAGCTCCATTCCGGCCGGCTCTTCTCGCCGCGCATCGGCTATCAGATCGCGGCGGCGAGCGGGATGCTCGATCTCCACCCGACCGACCATATCGGGCTGACGCTGGCGGCGCGCGTCGATCATAGCTGGCTCGACCAGGGCGGCGCTGCGGTGCTTCCGCAGATCGACATGGCGTCCGCCTATCATCGCGCCTTCACCCAGGCGAGCTTCAACCTCGCCGTCACCGCGCGGATCGGCAGCGCCGGTCAGCTGCGCGTCAATGGCGGCAAGGGCGTGCAATCGCCCTCGCTGATCAGCTACGGCCTGCGGGTGATGGTGCCGGCCGACGATACGCCGGTGCCCGTCTTCCTCTCCGGCGATCCGCGGCTGCGGCCCGTCGCGGTGTGGAGCGGCGAGATCGGCTATAATCAGCGGATCGGCGGCCTCACCGTCGATGCCGGCGTCTTCTACAACCACACCGCCCATGCGATCGCGTCGCCGGGCGATCCGATCGAGCTTAGCTTCGTCCTCTCGCCCACGCCGGCGGCCTTTGCGCGCTTCGCCAATGTCGGATCGTTCGATACCTATGGCCTCGCTTTGTCCGCCTCGGGCCGGCTGCTGCAGCGGCTCGGCTGGAAGGTCAATTACAGCTGGCTGGGCGTGGACCAGGATCTGCCGGCGGATCGCACCCCCTATACCTATGCGCTGTCGCCGCGGCTCACCACGCCGCGTCATGTCGCCAATCTGTCGCTCGATTATCAGCGCGGCCGTTGGTCGCTGAGCGCGCTCGGCCATTATGCCTCGGCCACGCGGCAATTCGCGTTCGATCCCGCCACCAGCCTGCTGGTGGTCGGCGTGCCGGGCGCGGTCACGCTGGACGCCAAGTCCGGCTTCGTCGTGTCGCCGCATCTCACCGCCTATGTCGCGGGCGAGAATCTGGGCGCGGCGCGCGGCGCCTATGGCTCGCCGATCCCCGCCGACCGGCGCGTGCGGGGCGGCGTGAGCATAAGGTTGTGA
- a CDS encoding sensor histidine kinase, with product MSGGRANALLERFLAWSLDHPLPAPLAIAAATLVITLAALIRLWFITNLLPWLVFIPPVLGIALATGWAVGAYAVLLAALLAAISIAGPASFPWLSRPQWAASLLFIAIGLGVARLAAALREAYRRSRADSVARGEMVALLTAREGQLELLNRELSHRLKNQLTLAQAIASQTLRQAEDLRGAGEALMVRLAALGRATDVLIAGEWSAAALHAVAQAALGHHEALAGRVRMQGPPLTVTAEVALALTLTLHELVTNATKYGALSTESGLVSLEWGLISSPDAPDSARFHLRWKEEGGPPVQPPARRGFGSVMIERSLRAYLQGDTAIAYDRDGLCFTIDAPAAGTVVQSEAD from the coding sequence ATGAGTGGCGGACGCGCCAATGCGCTGCTCGAGCGCTTCCTCGCCTGGTCGCTCGATCATCCGCTGCCGGCGCCGCTCGCCATCGCGGCGGCGACGCTGGTGATCACGCTGGCGGCGCTGATCCGGCTGTGGTTCATCACCAATCTCCTGCCCTGGCTGGTCTTCATCCCGCCGGTGCTGGGCATCGCGCTCGCCACCGGCTGGGCGGTGGGGGCCTATGCCGTGCTGCTCGCGGCGCTGCTCGCGGCGATCAGCATCGCCGGTCCGGCCTCTTTTCCCTGGCTCAGCCGGCCGCAATGGGCGGCGAGCCTGTTGTTCATCGCCATCGGCCTCGGCGTCGCCCGGCTCGCCGCCGCGTTGCGCGAGGCCTATCGCCGCAGCCGGGCGGACAGCGTCGCGCGCGGCGAGATGGTGGCGCTGCTCACCGCGCGCGAGGGCCAGCTCGAGCTGCTCAACCGCGAGCTAAGCCACCGGCTCAAGAACCAGCTCACGCTCGCCCAGGCGATCGCCAGCCAGACGCTGCGCCAGGCCGAGGATCTGCGCGGCGCCGGCGAGGCGCTGATGGTCCGGCTCGCCGCGCTGGGGCGCGCCACCGATGTGCTGATCGCGGGCGAATGGAGCGCCGCCGCGCTGCACGCCGTCGCGCAGGCCGCGCTCGGCCATCACGAGGCGCTGGCCGGGCGCGTGCGGATGCAGGGGCCGCCGCTCACCGTCACCGCCGAGGTCGCGCTGGCCTTGACGCTGACGCTGCACGAACTCGTCACCAATGCGACCAAATATGGCGCGCTTTCGACCGAGTCCGGGCTGGTTTCGCTCGAATGGGGGCTGATTTCGAGCCCCGATGCGCCGGATTCGGCGCGGTTCCACCTGCGCTGGAAGGAAGAGGGCGGTCCGCCGGTGCAGCCGCCGGCCCGGCGCGGCTTCGGCTCGGTGATGATCGAGCGCTCGCTCCGCGCCTATCTCCAGGGCGATACCGCCATCGCTTACGATCGCGACGGGCTCTGCTTCACCATCGACGCGCCGGCGGCCGGCACGGTGGTGCAGAGCGAGGCGGATTGA
- a CDS encoding sodium:calcium antiporter, producing MVHGLPLAALLALFAAGAVAIWVAGIALSNSTDVLARRFGLGQALGGVILLAIATNLPEIAITASAAAAGTIGVAVGNILGGIAIQTVVLVALDAFGMPEKVPLTYKAASLTLVIEGLLVVAVLIVSIMGTQMPASLIALRITPIAVLILLFWLLGVWLIGRANRGLPWHDRAGDAPGTQEKPKGHSQAARADDAHKKGVGTTRTVIVFVAAAVVTLVAGVVLERAGDAIADHIGMTGVLFGATVLAAATSLPELSTGLASTKAGDYQLAVSDIFGGNAFLPVLFLLATLVSGQAVLPQAQKTDIYLAGLAVLLTSVYLAGLIFRPRRRVLGMGVDSLAVLALYLIGTAGLFAIAWAGGQGG from the coding sequence ATGGTGCATGGCCTGCCTCTCGCCGCGCTTCTGGCGCTCTTCGCCGCCGGCGCCGTGGCCATCTGGGTGGCGGGCATCGCGCTCTCGAACAGCACCGATGTGCTCGCCCGGCGCTTTGGCCTGGGCCAGGCGCTGGGCGGGGTGATCCTGCTCGCCATCGCCACCAACCTGCCCGAGATCGCGATCACCGCCAGCGCCGCGGCGGCGGGCACGATCGGCGTGGCGGTCGGCAACATTCTGGGCGGGATCGCGATCCAGACAGTGGTGCTGGTCGCGCTCGATGCCTTTGGCATGCCGGAGAAGGTGCCGCTCACCTATAAGGCGGCCAGCCTCACGCTGGTCATCGAGGGCCTGCTGGTGGTCGCCGTGCTGATCGTCTCGATCATGGGCACGCAGATGCCGGCCTCGCTGATCGCCTTGCGGATCACCCCGATCGCGGTGCTGATCCTGCTGTTCTGGCTGCTGGGCGTGTGGCTGATCGGCCGCGCCAATCGCGGCCTGCCCTGGCACGATCGCGCCGGCGATGCGCCCGGTACGCAGGAAAAGCCCAAGGGCCATTCGCAGGCGGCCAGGGCCGATGACGCGCACAAGAAGGGCGTCGGCACCACGCGCACCGTGATCGTCTTCGTCGCCGCCGCCGTGGTGACGCTGGTCGCCGGCGTGGTGCTGGAGCGCGCGGGCGATGCCATAGCGGACCATATCGGCATGACCGGCGTGCTGTTCGGGGCGACCGTGCTGGCCGCCGCGACCTCGCTGCCCGAACTGTCCACCGGCCTCGCCTCGACCAAGGCGGGGGATTATCAGCTCGCGGTGAGCGACATCTTCGGCGGCAATGCCTTTCTGCCGGTGCTCTTCCTGCTCGCCACGCTCGTCTCGGGCCAGGCGGTGCTCCCGCAGGCGCAGAAGACCGATATCTACCTCGCCGGTTTGGCCGTTCTGCTGACCAGCGTGTATCTGGCCGGCCTCATCTTCCGTCCCCGCCGGCGGGTGCTCGGCATGGGCGTGGATTCGCTCGCCGTGCTGGCCCTCTACCTGATCGGAACGGCGGGGCTGTTCGCGATCGCCTGGGCGGGCGGGCAGGGGGGCTGA